From Bacillus pumilus, one genomic window encodes:
- a CDS encoding CDP-glycerol glycerophosphotransferase family protein, protein MIEEGIHKKSVVEGLKNHHEKLEMLIRIDDDMPLKDREFYLFMRERVSKQELFLPLVHQEENLFKFVLSESSLPLALEQGQTYNLYVSDYLSANKEEDEDELEDSAYDSDTEEEEDELKETDNAEVEEKTPYYKRRLKMEIDKPELTFLENKDAMLYVIPYRTDKGNASFKIKRELKVVKFNHIELNKECTLSLTGYTGVLSAEHPYEIKEVKLLLKRNGEEPIEHRFPVNMTPIKDEVVKYRDDQQVPQLYQFLAEVPLKELTYSLNNRLVYRFYLEFICDVDGVEETLTTASLVLGDRSNKLKGLVQIHKRNDVPIRYEVYRKKKRQTLGIRINDYTMKTRAKYYVKSKWKKFKKKIGKIKKVRNRLVTRTFQTTFQLASKLSVKKKTVVFESFNGKQFSCNPRGIYEYMKENHPEYTLIWSVKKGHEAPFKEKDIYYINRLSLKWIFAMARAEYWVVNSRLPLWIPKPEHTTYLQTWHGTPLKRLAMDMDEVHMPGTNTKKYKKNFTKEASNWDYLISPNAYSTEIFTRAFQFQKTMIESGYPRNDFLHNQNNEETMRALKQKMNLPLDKKLILYAPTWRDDQFYKKGQYKFDLDLDLHELRAAIGDEYIIILRMHYLVAENFDLGPYKGFAYDFSHYEDIRDLYMISDLLITDYSSVFFDYANLKRPMLFYVPDIETYRDKLRGFYFDFEQEAPGPLVKETASVIDWVRETEQPTFTLPASFAPFYERFCYLESGESSKRVVEVVFD, encoded by the coding sequence ATGATTGAAGAGGGAATTCATAAGAAGAGTGTCGTTGAAGGGTTAAAAAATCATCATGAGAAACTAGAAATGCTTATTCGCATCGACGATGACATGCCATTAAAAGATAGAGAATTTTATTTGTTTATGAGGGAAAGGGTATCAAAACAAGAGCTTTTCCTTCCGCTTGTTCATCAAGAAGAGAATCTATTCAAGTTCGTATTGAGTGAATCATCGCTGCCGCTTGCATTAGAGCAGGGCCAGACATATAACCTGTATGTCTCAGACTATCTCAGCGCAAACAAAGAAGAGGATGAAGACGAGCTTGAGGACTCAGCCTATGATTCTGATACAGAAGAAGAGGAAGACGAATTAAAAGAAACGGATAACGCCGAAGTAGAAGAGAAGACGCCATACTATAAACGTCGTTTAAAAATGGAAATAGACAAGCCAGAGCTGACTTTTTTAGAAAATAAAGATGCGATGCTGTATGTCATCCCGTATCGTACGGATAAAGGGAATGCATCGTTTAAAATCAAGCGTGAGCTAAAGGTTGTGAAGTTCAATCATATCGAGCTCAACAAAGAATGTACGTTATCTTTAACTGGGTATACAGGCGTTCTCAGTGCAGAGCATCCTTATGAGATCAAAGAAGTAAAGCTTCTATTGAAGAGAAATGGTGAAGAACCAATTGAGCATCGCTTTCCGGTAAATATGACCCCAATAAAAGATGAAGTGGTCAAATACCGTGATGATCAACAAGTACCACAGCTTTATCAATTTCTAGCAGAAGTTCCTTTAAAGGAATTGACCTATTCGTTAAACAACCGCCTTGTATATCGCTTCTATCTTGAATTTATTTGTGATGTAGATGGAGTAGAGGAGACGTTAACGACCGCTTCTTTAGTGCTTGGAGATCGCTCGAACAAACTCAAAGGACTTGTTCAAATTCATAAACGAAACGATGTACCGATTCGATATGAGGTGTATCGAAAGAAAAAAAGACAAACGCTTGGCATTCGAATTAATGATTATACAATGAAAACACGAGCGAAGTACTACGTCAAAAGCAAGTGGAAGAAGTTCAAAAAGAAAATCGGCAAAATAAAAAAAGTCCGTAACCGCCTTGTAACAAGGACCTTCCAAACGACCTTTCAGCTGGCAAGTAAGCTGTCTGTGAAAAAGAAAACGGTTGTTTTTGAAAGCTTTAATGGAAAACAATTCAGCTGTAATCCGCGTGGGATCTATGAGTATATGAAAGAAAATCATCCTGAATATACGTTGATCTGGAGTGTGAAAAAAGGGCATGAAGCACCGTTCAAGGAAAAGGACATCTACTATATCAACCGTCTATCATTGAAATGGATTTTTGCGATGGCAAGAGCCGAGTATTGGGTCGTCAACAGCCGTTTGCCGCTATGGATTCCAAAACCAGAGCATACAACATACTTGCAGACATGGCACGGTACGCCGTTAAAACGACTTGCGATGGATATGGACGAGGTGCATATGCCTGGAACAAACACGAAGAAATACAAAAAGAATTTCACGAAAGAAGCATCGAATTGGGACTATCTCATTTCTCCAAATGCTTACTCGACTGAAATCTTTACACGTGCATTCCAATTTCAAAAGACCATGATTGAGTCAGGATATCCGAGAAATGACTTCCTTCATAATCAAAACAATGAAGAAACGATGAGAGCACTCAAACAAAAAATGAACTTGCCGCTTGATAAAAAATTGATCTTATACGCACCGACATGGAGAGACGATCAATTTTATAAAAAAGGGCAGTACAAATTTGATTTAGACCTTGATCTGCATGAGCTAAGAGCCGCTATCGGAGACGAATATATCATCATTTTGCGTATGCACTATCTAGTCGCTGAAAACTTTGATTTAGGACCATATAAAGGCTTTGCCTATGACTTCTCTCATTACGAAGACATTAGAGACCTGTATATGATATCTGATCTGCTCATCACTGACTACTCATCTGTGTTCTTTGATTATGCAAACCTTAAACGTCCGATGCTGTTCTATGTGCCAGACATCGAAACATATCGTGACAAGCTGAGAGGCTTCTACTTCGACTTTGAACAGGAAGCACCTGGACCTCTTGTGAAAGAAACAGCCAGCGTCATTGACTGGGTAAGAGAAACAGAACAGCCAACCTTTACACTACCGGCTTCATTCGCACCGTTTTATGAAAGATTCTGCTATCTAGAGAGCGGGGAGTCTTCGAAGCGTGTGGTGGAAGTGGTGTTTGATTAG
- a CDS encoding alpha-glucosyltransferase N-terminal domain-containing protein, producing the protein MFQNWMKKKVEHTLDQPQQHETMTSVDMPDMDYYFIMGDVPKQDESSTKSLKARLKPLADKHKRNAILTLNYDANVKEHIHSMEETFLRQVDILNVFEHYILPESGSKRRYSEFIIGTSFHSINEAVMPVDESMIQVTRYELPSSPICYIDQYNEEQQLVKREEYNWQGVLCRVQSFVPHTGALYLEELINDDGGIYMEIIYSGDAKKNPVRHINWYKKTGIQTFTKKTDIKQLWLSSIQTQNDRLKLMITEDRDQDRHLFKIDQPETTYYAAFVHDAHYEEDPHQLYSHYGELFKRIRKQQVDAVFFGDTKHKVDVEKVLGEQTYFYLVPSDEMSLWNTALHHMLENRERKDELRRIVDRTKWVLRDLSSEHHVLHLQLELKDEMSHADHVQIDFAGYDRGNGAEIISQTIDENHQVSFPIGHFQTKKNIETNQTKYVDFYIRFKTEELQEVLQRLEVEGELLTNKPSSIDGWSYQTKQGNYSWKVK; encoded by the coding sequence TTGTTTCAAAATTGGATGAAGAAAAAAGTTGAACACACATTGGATCAACCTCAACAACATGAAACAATGACATCAGTTGACATGCCTGATATGGACTACTACTTTATCATGGGTGATGTACCAAAACAGGATGAGAGCTCAACGAAGTCTTTAAAAGCGAGATTAAAGCCATTGGCTGACAAACATAAACGTAATGCCATTTTAACTTTGAATTATGATGCAAATGTGAAAGAACATATTCATAGCATGGAGGAGACCTTTCTTCGCCAAGTTGACATCTTGAATGTATTTGAACACTATATTCTACCAGAAAGCGGAAGTAAAAGACGTTACTCGGAATTTATCATCGGTACATCATTTCATTCGATCAATGAAGCAGTGATGCCAGTAGATGAATCAATGATACAGGTGACGAGATATGAACTGCCTTCTTCCCCTATTTGTTATATTGATCAATATAATGAAGAGCAGCAATTAGTGAAGAGGGAAGAATACAATTGGCAGGGCGTTTTGTGCAGAGTACAAAGCTTTGTTCCTCATACAGGTGCTCTATACTTGGAGGAACTAATCAATGACGATGGCGGCATTTATATGGAGATCATCTACTCAGGAGATGCAAAAAAGAATCCAGTTCGGCATATTAATTGGTATAAAAAAACAGGAATTCAAACTTTTACAAAGAAAACGGATATAAAGCAACTATGGTTATCCAGTATTCAAACACAAAATGACCGTTTGAAACTAATGATCACAGAAGACCGGGATCAGGACCGCCACCTGTTTAAAATCGATCAGCCTGAAACAACGTATTACGCTGCATTTGTACATGACGCACATTATGAAGAAGATCCTCATCAACTCTATTCTCATTACGGAGAATTATTTAAACGAATAAGAAAACAGCAAGTGGATGCCGTCTTCTTTGGAGATACTAAGCATAAGGTAGATGTTGAGAAGGTATTGGGAGAACAAACCTATTTTTATCTTGTGCCTTCTGATGAAATGTCTCTTTGGAATACAGCACTTCATCATATGCTCGAAAATCGTGAGCGAAAAGATGAACTGAGAAGGATCGTGGACCGTACGAAATGGGTTTTGCGTGATCTAAGCTCTGAACATCATGTTCTTCATCTTCAGCTTGAGTTGAAGGACGAAATGAGCCATGCGGATCATGTGCAAATCGATTTCGCAGGATATGATCGAGGCAATGGAGCTGAAATCATATCTCAAACAATCGATGAAAACCATCAAGTCAGCTTTCCAATTGGTCATTTTCAAACAAAGAAAAACATTGAAACCAACCAAACAAAATACGTTGATTTTTACATTCGTTTTAAAACAGAAGAACTTCAGGAAGTTTTGCAGCGTCTAGAAGTAGAGGGAGAGCTGCTCACCAATAAACCATCGTCAATCGATGGGTGGTCGTATCAAACGAAACAAGGAAACTATTCTTGGAAAGTGAAATAA
- the tagD gene encoding glycerol-3-phosphate cytidylyltransferase, with protein sequence MKKVITYGTFDLLHWGHIKLLERAKQLGDYLVVAISTDEFNLQKSKKAYHSYEHRKLILETIRYVDEVIPENSWDQKVRDVQEHDIDVFVMGDDWEGKFDFLKEHCEVVYLKRTEGISTTQIKEEIAGL encoded by the coding sequence ATGAAGAAAGTTATTACTTACGGTACATTTGATTTATTACACTGGGGGCACATTAAGCTGCTCGAACGTGCAAAGCAGCTTGGAGATTACTTAGTGGTGGCCATTTCGACAGATGAGTTTAACTTACAAAAATCAAAAAAGGCTTATCATAGCTACGAGCATCGAAAGCTGATTCTTGAAACCATTCGTTACGTAGACGAAGTCATTCCAGAAAACAGCTGGGATCAAAAAGTCCGTGATGTGCAAGAGCACGATATTGATGTGTTTGTCATGGGAGATGACTGGGAAGGTAAATTCGATTTCTTAAAAGAGCATTGCGAAGTCGTGTACTTGAAGAGAACAGAAGGCATCTCGACAACACAAATTAAGGAAGAAATTGCTGGACTTTAA
- a CDS encoding WecB/TagA/CpsF family glycosyltransferase, translating to MQTEVVSNLSYVNGDLDEFISYMNHHHISQRRGAMIATVNPEIGYAVMKDHAYHQVVSSADYVLPDGVGVVLMSRLTQSPLKSRIAGFDVFMSMLDLANKQSKSIFLYGAKKEVLEAVKQRIDTEYPNVVIAGSCDGYQADKRFVAKQIARSKADMVFVALGYPNQENFIYEYRHLFPQAVCIGLGGSFDVFSGTVKRAPRWMIKTNTEWLYRLIVNPWRWKRMLNIPKYAFAVLKENKGKKRYYPEQVKDQTKQL from the coding sequence ATGCAAACAGAAGTGGTCTCTAACCTTTCTTATGTAAACGGCGACCTAGATGAATTTATCAGCTATATGAATCACCATCATATTTCTCAAAGAAGAGGCGCCATGATTGCGACTGTCAATCCAGAGATTGGCTATGCTGTTATGAAGGATCATGCGTACCATCAAGTCGTCTCTTCTGCGGATTATGTTCTGCCGGATGGTGTAGGCGTCGTCTTGATGTCACGTTTGACACAAAGTCCGCTGAAGTCAAGAATTGCTGGCTTTGATGTCTTCATGTCTATGCTTGATCTAGCAAACAAGCAGTCTAAAAGTATCTTTTTATATGGGGCGAAAAAAGAAGTGCTTGAGGCTGTTAAACAGCGAATTGATACGGAATATCCAAATGTGGTCATCGCGGGCAGCTGTGACGGCTATCAAGCCGATAAACGTTTCGTAGCGAAGCAAATCGCCCGCTCGAAAGCAGATATGGTGTTCGTTGCTTTAGGTTATCCAAATCAGGAGAACTTTATTTATGAATACCGTCATTTATTCCCGCAGGCTGTTTGCATCGGTTTAGGCGGAAGCTTTGATGTATTTAGCGGAACGGTGAAGCGTGCACCACGATGGATGATTAAGACAAATACAGAATGGCTGTACAGACTGATTGTGAATCCGTGGAGATGGAAACGAATGCTGAACATTCCTAAATACGCTTTTGCCGTATTGAAAGAAAACAAAGGGAAAAAACGTTACTATCCTGAGCAAGTAAAGGATCAGACGAAGCAGCTGTGA
- a CDS encoding CDP-glycerol glycerophosphotransferase family protein: MMNIRSMIISCYAAFVSLIGWLMSGVKPRENQVTLLVSFQENAAALIDTYQQQANMTMKVTVLYTKHASAIEKDGSHLSFRYFHEKNPLHLIQCIYTMFKSKVVVTDNYFLMTSVLRKRPSTTCIQVWHANGALKKFGLEDASNSERSPRDIERFKRVYASFDYIVTGSDHMREIFKSSFGVNDERFLPTGVPMTDVYYDQCLPSLRPYDFPKGKKLLLYAPTYRDFAMDDLVLPFSKEQLQTELNGDYILLVKLHPSVKHLAKAETDGEWIFDVSDQPLYPLLCTCDVLMTDYSSIVFEYALLEKPVLFFTYDLDTYRAKRGLVDRYEDIIPGKACVTQDMLLKELLHLNESDHRERIKTFAEEWNQYSKGESSQQLLSFIEQQLLHKKRPASH; encoded by the coding sequence ATGATGAATATACGCTCAATGATCATTTCATGCTATGCAGCTTTCGTTTCTTTAATTGGATGGCTGATGAGCGGCGTGAAACCGCGTGAAAACCAGGTGACGCTGCTTGTTTCATTTCAAGAGAATGCAGCTGCTCTCATTGATACTTATCAACAACAGGCGAACATGACGATGAAGGTTACTGTCCTCTATACGAAGCATGCTTCTGCGATAGAAAAGGACGGGTCTCATCTGTCATTTCGCTATTTTCATGAAAAAAATCCTCTCCATCTCATTCAATGTATTTATACGATGTTTAAAAGCAAGGTTGTCGTGACAGATAATTACTTTCTCATGACAAGTGTACTCAGAAAACGCCCTTCTACCACATGTATTCAAGTATGGCATGCCAATGGGGCGTTGAAAAAATTCGGTCTTGAAGATGCATCAAATTCGGAACGAAGTCCACGTGATATCGAACGCTTCAAACGAGTCTATGCGTCTTTCGATTATATCGTTACAGGCTCAGATCACATGCGCGAGATTTTTAAGTCTTCGTTTGGGGTCAATGATGAACGTTTTTTACCAACAGGTGTACCGATGACGGATGTGTACTATGATCAGTGCCTGCCTTCCTTGAGGCCATATGATTTTCCTAAAGGGAAAAAGCTCCTGCTTTATGCACCGACCTATCGAGACTTTGCAATGGACGATCTTGTCCTGCCTTTTTCAAAAGAGCAATTGCAAACAGAGCTAAATGGAGACTATATTCTGCTCGTCAAGCTTCATCCTTCGGTCAAACATTTAGCAAAGGCGGAAACAGACGGTGAATGGATATTTGATGTGTCCGATCAGCCGCTCTATCCATTGCTTTGTACTTGCGATGTACTGATGACAGATTATTCGTCGATTGTGTTTGAATATGCGCTGCTTGAAAAGCCTGTTTTGTTCTTCACTTATGACTTAGACACTTATCGAGCGAAACGCGGCTTAGTCGATCGGTATGAGGACATCATTCCTGGAAAGGCTTGCGTCACTCAAGACATGCTCTTGAAGGAGCTGCTTCATCTAAACGAATCAGATCACAGAGAACGAATCAAAACCTTCGCTGAGGAATGGAACCAATATTCAAAGGGCGAGTCTAGTCAGCAGCTCCTATCATTTATTGAACAGCAGCTCTTACACAAAAAACGTCCGGCTTCTCATTAG
- a CDS encoding glucosaminidase domain-containing protein, producing the protein MKKTIKIMLLAAAFGMTVQTGKEAQAASYVDQSIYTMNTSKVFTAESEVKKAVETLKKDKKWTATYQTSGNTSTYQLTASGYESQTAASASAAALKKETGMSGTVSPVGDRLPLQKVVSDPVNDEAQAKKLSLELTKTSGLNSTYEVINQSRPSYQVISGTIDSETKVKNIQTELQKQAGVTSTYQTENKAGTVYQLISGGIVGQSKANTILQGFQKESGLKAVLQTVTAGKPYYIVTSAAQASQSKAQTLLTQLQREAKISGKIQKTGALKNVYRLESGYFKDNKQASSAAAQIKKQTGAAGTVQRVGKTKNYIVKLNQLNDTAYGKTVAFFKKKKWRYTSKKISSTQPYQVVTGNLLGDVQAKKAAAFFQKKKVYTTTKKTGKVSDSTYRLVVNQSADQAKMNKGAAYLKTQKVTSSITTGKGQAVSKTYSLKTTPVYEQSKVKQAQEIIKKNGVASSTKTLTEAVKQYRITTEPTVNQTKLNQALSYLTKQKMKAAAQKTGTTDYGQYQIKTGVISTAALRDQGLAFFKKRNEPAAYKTTTKPTYKINITQQFTGLPTVNAAIAFVKRQYGWTATAVKIKNGPMVMQTNYNLTVNEMVNKQMKVSPQTDGAAYVYAAYVDPATSTVNTDGLNVRSTPDSSSASNIVAQLNKGTKVRQLGKEGNWIKISLGWRNASSAEVQKYVDPANIAEGTQSYFQFLKLSEAANLNPAEVNSKILAGKGILAGKGQAFITAAKTYHINEIYLISHALLETGNGSSILANGTMFNGKKVYNMYGIGAYDSNPNYLGAKYAYEQQWFTPEAAIIGGAKFIGNSYINHATYKQDTIYKMRWSSAATHQYATDIGWAYKQVTRMYSLYNLLDNYTLYYDIPVYNK; encoded by the coding sequence GTGAAAAAAACCATCAAGATTATGTTACTCGCAGCTGCCTTTGGTATGACAGTACAGACGGGCAAAGAAGCGCAAGCAGCCTCCTATGTCGATCAATCCATTTATACGATGAACACCTCAAAGGTATTTACAGCAGAATCAGAAGTGAAAAAAGCAGTGGAAACATTGAAGAAGGACAAAAAGTGGACAGCCACTTATCAAACCTCAGGAAACACGTCGACCTATCAGCTCACTGCCTCAGGATATGAGTCGCAAACAGCAGCGAGTGCAAGTGCAGCTGCATTAAAAAAAGAGACGGGCATGAGCGGTACGGTGTCTCCAGTAGGTGACCGCCTTCCTTTACAAAAGGTCGTATCTGACCCAGTCAATGATGAAGCTCAGGCAAAAAAGCTCTCGCTCGAGCTAACGAAAACATCAGGGCTCAATAGCACCTATGAAGTCATCAATCAAAGCAGACCTTCTTATCAGGTCATATCAGGAACCATTGATTCTGAAACGAAAGTCAAAAATATTCAAACCGAATTACAAAAGCAGGCCGGTGTCACCAGTACATACCAAACTGAAAACAAAGCTGGCACTGTGTATCAGCTGATTTCAGGCGGTATCGTTGGACAAAGTAAAGCGAATACCATCCTGCAAGGCTTTCAAAAGGAGTCTGGTTTAAAAGCAGTGCTTCAAACGGTGACAGCAGGCAAGCCATATTACATCGTCACATCAGCTGCACAAGCCAGCCAGTCAAAAGCACAGACGCTCCTTACCCAGCTGCAAAGAGAAGCAAAGATCAGCGGGAAGATTCAAAAGACAGGCGCTTTAAAAAATGTTTATCGCTTGGAATCAGGCTATTTCAAAGACAACAAACAAGCATCCTCAGCTGCGGCTCAGATCAAGAAACAAACCGGCGCTGCAGGGACTGTGCAGCGAGTGGGAAAAACAAAAAATTATATCGTGAAACTCAATCAACTGAACGATACAGCATACGGAAAAACGGTAGCCTTTTTCAAGAAAAAGAAATGGCGCTACACATCCAAAAAGATCTCTTCTACACAGCCATATCAAGTAGTGACTGGAAACCTATTAGGAGATGTTCAAGCGAAAAAAGCAGCGGCTTTCTTCCAAAAGAAAAAGGTATATACGACAACGAAAAAAACAGGTAAGGTATCTGACAGCACGTATCGACTTGTCGTCAATCAATCAGCAGACCAAGCGAAAATGAATAAAGGTGCCGCATATTTAAAAACGCAGAAGGTGACAAGCAGCATCACAACAGGTAAGGGACAAGCTGTCAGCAAAACGTATAGTCTCAAGACAACACCTGTATATGAGCAAAGTAAAGTCAAACAGGCTCAAGAGATTATCAAGAAAAATGGCGTTGCCAGCAGTACAAAAACGCTGACAGAAGCGGTTAAGCAATACCGGATCACGACAGAGCCGACGGTGAATCAGACAAAACTGAATCAAGCGTTAAGCTATTTAACGAAACAAAAAATGAAAGCAGCTGCACAAAAAACAGGTACAACTGATTATGGTCAATATCAGATTAAAACTGGTGTTATTTCCACAGCTGCATTGCGCGACCAAGGCCTGGCATTTTTCAAAAAACGGAATGAACCAGCTGCTTATAAAACAACAACGAAACCAACCTACAAAATCAACATTACGCAGCAATTCACAGGATTACCAACTGTAAATGCGGCGATTGCCTTTGTGAAAAGACAATATGGCTGGACAGCCACAGCCGTAAAAATCAAAAATGGCCCAATGGTCATGCAAACGAACTACAACCTCACTGTCAATGAGATGGTGAACAAGCAAATGAAGGTGTCACCGCAGACAGACGGTGCAGCCTATGTCTATGCAGCATATGTAGACCCGGCGACGTCAACTGTGAATACAGACGGCTTAAATGTTCGTTCTACACCTGATTCGAGCTCTGCGAGCAACATCGTGGCGCAGTTGAACAAAGGAACAAAAGTAAGACAGCTTGGGAAAGAAGGAAACTGGATCAAGATCAGCTTGGGCTGGAGAAATGCAAGTTCAGCAGAGGTGCAAAAATACGTAGACCCAGCCAATATTGCTGAGGGCACTCAATCTTATTTTCAATTTCTGAAACTCTCTGAAGCTGCGAATCTCAATCCGGCAGAAGTCAATTCCAAGATTCTAGCAGGTAAAGGGATTCTTGCAGGTAAAGGACAAGCCTTTATTACGGCAGCGAAAACGTATCATATCAACGAAATTTATCTCATTTCTCATGCGTTGCTTGAAACGGGTAACGGAAGTTCGATTTTAGCGAATGGTACGATGTTTAATGGGAAGAAAGTATATAACATGTATGGCATTGGCGCATACGACAGCAATCCGAATTACCTCGGTGCAAAGTATGCGTATGAACAGCAATGGTTCACGCCAGAGGCAGCGATTATTGGCGGGGCAAAATTCATTGGCAACAGCTATATTAATCACGCCACATACAAGCAAGATACGATTTATAAAATGCGCTGGTCTAGTGCAGCGACTCATCAATATGCAACAGATATTGGCTGGGCTTATAAGCAAGTCACTCGTATGTATAGCTTGTATAACTTACTTGATAACTATACGCTGTATTACGACATCCCGGTTTATAACAAATAA
- the manA gene encoding mannose-6-phosphate isomerase, class I, which produces MKQSPIFLLPELKERIWGGTALRDQFGYDIPSDQTGECWAISAHPNGPSVVQDGPYKGKTLIELWDNHRELFGGIEGDRFPLLTKILDANQDLSVQVHPDDDYAERHENGELGKTECWYIIDCKEGAEMIYGHNARTRTELVTMMNSGDWEGLLRRVKIKPGDFYYVPSGTIHALCEGTLVLETQQSSDTTYRVYDYERKDQDGNERELHFVQAIDVTTVPHVDGYTDESVETRRGLTIRTFVEAEYFSVYKWEIDQTVELSQEYPFLLCSVIHGEGSLTHDGHTYPLPKGTHFILPAETGSFSIEGTCELIVSHI; this is translated from the coding sequence ATGAAGCAGTCACCAATTTTTTTACTGCCTGAATTGAAGGAGAGAATATGGGGAGGTACAGCCTTAAGGGATCAATTTGGCTATGATATTCCTTCTGATCAAACGGGAGAATGCTGGGCAATTTCTGCTCATCCAAACGGACCAAGTGTCGTGCAAGACGGTCCATATAAAGGGAAAACGCTGATCGAACTATGGGACAATCACAGAGAATTGTTCGGGGGAATAGAAGGCGATCGATTCCCGCTGTTAACCAAAATTTTAGATGCAAACCAAGACTTGTCCGTTCAAGTTCATCCGGATGATGATTATGCGGAAAGACATGAAAATGGCGAGCTTGGAAAAACAGAGTGCTGGTATATCATTGACTGCAAAGAAGGAGCAGAAATGATCTATGGGCACAATGCAAGAACAAGAACTGAGCTTGTGACCATGATGAACAGTGGAGATTGGGAAGGTCTTTTGCGTCGTGTGAAGATTAAGCCTGGTGATTTTTATTATGTGCCAAGCGGAACCATTCATGCGCTCTGCGAAGGAACGCTTGTCCTTGAAACGCAGCAAAGCTCAGATACAACCTATCGGGTATATGATTATGAACGAAAAGATCAGGATGGCAATGAACGTGAACTTCATTTTGTGCAAGCCATTGATGTCACAACGGTTCCTCATGTAGACGGTTATACAGATGAATCAGTTGAAACACGCCGTGGGCTGACCATTCGAACTTTTGTTGAAGCAGAGTATTTCTCTGTGTATAAATGGGAAATTGATCAAACAGTAGAGCTTTCGCAAGAATATCCGTTTTTGCTGTGCAGTGTAATTCATGGAGAAGGGTCTTTAACGCATGATGGACATACATATCCACTGCCTAAAGGAACTCATTTTATCCTGCCGGCTGAAACAGGGAGCTTCTCAATTGAAGGAACTTGTGAACTGATTGTGTCGCATATATAA
- a CDS encoding carbohydrate ABC transporter permease, with product MTARWFVRPVLYALLILCSLFFLMPVYVMLVTSLKPLGEVTLEKMWALPSTLDFSSYQIAFEKLAPNLMNSLYLVIPATLLSAVLGAMNGYVLSKWRFKGSEVVFTLMLFGMFIPYQSILIPLIQFLREIGLYNSIPGLVLVHVVYGLPITTLMFRNFYVGIPDEMIESAKMDGAGFIGIFRHMILPLSITGFVVVAIWQFTNVWNEFLFAVTMTTAEHQPVMVALQNLSGSQIVQWNVQMAGAILAALPTLLVYILLGKYFVKGLLAGSVKG from the coding sequence ATGACAGCTAGATGGTTTGTCCGTCCAGTCCTTTATGCTTTATTGATTTTGTGCAGTCTTTTTTTTCTGATGCCAGTCTATGTCATGCTCGTCACAAGCTTGAAGCCATTAGGTGAAGTGACCCTTGAGAAAATGTGGGCGCTGCCATCAACACTCGATTTTTCAAGCTATCAAATCGCATTTGAAAAGCTAGCGCCCAATTTAATGAATTCACTTTATCTTGTCATTCCGGCTACCTTATTGTCAGCTGTACTAGGAGCGATGAATGGCTATGTCCTATCAAAATGGCGTTTCAAAGGGTCAGAAGTGGTCTTTACGCTGATGCTGTTTGGGATGTTTATTCCATATCAAAGTATCCTCATACCACTCATTCAATTTTTGCGTGAAATCGGATTGTATAATTCGATTCCAGGTCTGGTGCTTGTCCATGTCGTATATGGACTCCCGATCACAACGCTCATGTTCCGAAACTTCTATGTGGGCATCCCTGATGAAATGATTGAATCGGCAAAAATGGATGGCGCAGGGTTTATCGGGATTTTCAGACATATGATTCTTCCGCTTTCGATCACAGGGTTTGTTGTGGTCGCCATTTGGCAGTTCACAAATGTGTGGAATGAGTTCTTATTTGCAGTCACGATGACCACTGCGGAGCATCAGCCGGTGATGGTCGCCTTGCAAAATCTATCAGGCAGTCAAATTGTGCAATGGAACGTCCAAATGGCAGGGGCGATATTGGCCGCACTGCCGACACTTTTGGTCTATATTCTGCTCGGAAAATACTTTGTCAAAGGGCTTCTCGCAGGCTCTGTCAAAGGATGA